In Columba livia isolate bColLiv1 breed racing homer chromosome 20, bColLiv1.pat.W.v2, whole genome shotgun sequence, a genomic segment contains:
- the NCF1 gene encoding neutrophil cytosol factor 1, which translates to MGDVFIRHIELLGYEKRFFPSQHYVYMFLVKWNDLSEKLIYRRFTEIYEFHKALKEMFPIESGDINMENRIIPHLPAPKWFDGQRSTQNRQGTLSEYCYVLVNLPHKISRCLHVVNFFKVRPDDMNPVTDSQIKKPEVFLLPKDAKKNPSDITGPIVLQTYRAIADYEKSSTSEMALKAGDMVDVVEKIESGWWFCQMKNKRGWVPAAYLEPMDGPDESEEQEPNYAGEQYIVQKSYTAVEEDELTLREGDTIEVIHKLLDGWWVVRKDETTGYYPSMYLQKSGDTNTPVKSELRNRGAPPRRSTIRNAKSIHKQSRKQISQEIYRRNSKKYIQSRKNTKGNLQNKANVILEKNEQEENKPKAQPAVPPRPSKDLILNRCTESTRRKIL; encoded by the exons ATGGGGGATGTCTTCATCCGGCACATCGAGCTGCTGGGCTATGAGAAGAGGTTTTTCCCCAGCCAGCACTAT GTCTACATGTTCCTGGTGAAGTGGAACGACCTCTCTGAAAAGCTCATCTACCGCCGGTTTACCGAGATATACGAGTTCCAC AAAGCGCTGAAGGAGATGTTTCCTATCGAATCCGGGGACATCAACATGGAGAACCGGATCATCCCGCACTTGCCAG ccccaaaGTGGTTTGACGGGCAGCGCTCGACGCAGAACAGGCAGGGCACACTGTCCGAGTACTGCTATGTGCTGGTCAACCTGCCCCACAAGATCTCCCGGTGCCTGCATGTGGTCAACTTCTTCAAGGTCCGTCCCGATGACATGAACCCCGTCACAGACAGCCA GATCAAGAAGCCCGAGGTCTTCCTCCTGCCAAAGGATGCCAAGAAAAACCCCAGCG ACATCACGGGTCCCATCGTCCTGCAGACGTACCGAGCCATCGCCGACTACGAGAAGAGCTCCACGTCTGAGATGGCTCTGAAAGCCGGGGACATGGTGGATGTTGTGGAGAAGATTGAGAGTG ggTGGTGGTTTTGCCAGATGAAGAATAAACGGGGCTGGGTGCCAGCTGCCTATCTGGAGCCCATGGATGGTCCTGATGAATCTGAAGAGCAGGAGCCCAACTATGCAG gtgAGCAGTACATTGTCCAGAAAAGCTACACAGCCGTGGAGGAGGACGAGCTGACCCTGCGGGAGGGTGACACCATTGAAGTCATCCACAAGCTCCTTGATGGCTGGTGGGTCGTCAG GAAGGACGAAACCACCGGTTACTACCCCTCCATGTACCTGCAGAAATCCGGGGATACAAACACCCCTGTGAAGAGCGAGCTGAGGAACCGGGGCGCTCCTCCACGAAG ATCCACCATCCGGAATGCGAAGAGCATCCACAAGCAGAGCCGGAAGCAGATCAGCCAGGAGATCTACAGGAGGAACAGCAAGAAGTACATCCAGAGCCGGAAGAACACGAAGGGAAATCTCCAGAACAAGGCCAACGTCATCC TTGAGAAAAATGAGCAAGAGGAGAACAAGCCCAAAGCTCAACCTGCTGTTCCTCCCCGACCCAGCAAAGATCTCATCCTGAACCGCTGTACCGAGAGCACCCGGAGGAAGATCCTGTGA